A DNA window from Drosophila virilis strain 15010-1051.87 chromosome 4, Dvir_AGI_RSII-ME, whole genome shotgun sequence contains the following coding sequences:
- the LOC6634274 gene encoding uncharacterized protein isoform X1: MATSTLTATTSPSPAAGMKNPQLKRVVYSKYRELLGSYNDKANAIIETLPAYMVREDRGFQLELPLPHANANGHDKSSVDTYGQRGGGAAGGGGFEAPACVQNAMMTKDKKPFTYTPGGIDLSQIRSERMAKRLARNAQAEGAATGAAQQNRPSPQSPGSGGSAASSMGAAAMGMPFQVLPPPPPPQPQSQTGKNGNQVAAAAPPPPPPQQSTLAPPAGRGSAPGSPAAARKSPTPQRFEPPPLGFRPEIKIPPNPMAALRKVPPPVEKNTFWKDEYCKERSKSPLPESNQNGNDDYSNSNNNSNSNNISQDAVDGYKPTGNSYNNSNGNNSYSPYTPSSQQQPQSPSPKTPPLQQQLQQPTPPATPPQQQQQQQQQQPRQEFRSVAMPQSPAVNVYTRQTDSPRSPFELQQQQQRATESPFRFAQQQQQQQQPQQQQQSRPATAIYPLVQQQQSRPSPAISPLAQQQQQQQQTVPWRTQRPQPAAQQQQQPQQQQPTHSQPIYNNVQQQQQQQQQQQQQQRSRDVFSPARTEQQQQNFGTQQSPYQGAKPTNVGSLYIAPLAQPTEPQAQRLLLQQQQQLSGARDSPMRQVPQQQQQAQQQVGGQPLRWLSSQPAAKEQAPWARPEENGNVVPSTLRQSTAPSTATQAQPATFYQPQLVQSNGHGTASSPGPAAQQNFGSTAQQSGLRLQINSNNVNQSGPKERIIPITLEQTPTYAAAQPNFGAPAGHIIRSANQFVDQGYNNYPASGPSAQVQRVVSPTQHHLHQQQQQQQFVSSNNISNNSTRIIPIAIEGGRGGPVSQSPVVLQNDPRSPPIQSKSFRILQKITDTVDDVSSDPRQESPHLPQQPHLEVELPQLQRPQFARQMSAQQARNSPTIEQMRRLQIAQDQQSGTPPAWCPQGNGASAQNRFTSQRSPYDSAQQQQQQYVPPSEQQAPEPKKYTGSAIPSRSFKILQAMTTPENAEHKIHTELDSDLENIELNEAKNNNNNNNNHNNINHNNENNDNIRKSNHNREINSKINKRHSYASATPTPPPITDTNTNASHGIYSSSSSLSSDSSCAPQVQPERSQSVPPHYPYAYGYPFPWYMPPPNHPAPGQNSGEPPQVLNWPYPYPYPPPMPLSVDGKQAPYPYYYPYYLPPPPAYGQPATPNETLQHGYHPQFVPSYGPYPYPVAPSLSQSSAESRASSVLPDIIITPSTDDMPSKVIMQHHIKVEPREPPKRAHSVEIEELVSRSKTRNICSNKEEVIDMLSQRLANINKIAGGNTQDNLSNQLQKSYAGEHLKELGARSPSENASPVLITAMLDDNDDSESDDSSDEDEEDTDTPKHAGHNSPSPLQAIKSVTNVQIYKGLGEMPAEHLQSESEDDDGTTADEMLDEEEQECLIEELDDDYVVEEDLSTIYEEESELERSSNYAKTIINHNGSSASNATIGARQVEEDDLEQQIEDNDRDDDDDDDESNSVTVRLPLRFSFSRSSNDENIATVEVGSSTQIEERRQSISLDSKRNSFSVAKIESDNEEDNDCEVSVTISLSNSSRSNSVEKSALLPSAIKASTEDVSTSFSLGKRNKFLADTQNGELTNNIAMLMPTKDVEVTSEAPKEEFDFFATLLATKMQAQKMMEQSKSYWKTTEAKPEEQAKEPAPNETVKLRVKQNEEEAKKPRPKSCDISKTQESLEAAKNSFWSTFATAAKEPEPPHEPEQSDEEIDFWEIVENSKEKSQRAKKQKTVTYIPLQKETVDEVEHWTTTLKANVKYMPQSQCAEVHFVVEENPGAEDTNEDEEDFWASVEKAKSENSEKQPELEFWSDQSADTRDENPNVNITEPIAEEEDIDFWADIKSSQGSYDNKENDFKFDPTKYPEEPREVDTDEEIDFWTEIESNRNPDDDDVTFHKSATFWARKERQNSVEETPYKPVETKPFRAKLPDEPAVEIDLWATLEGARGEEPEIVDPLLEQEQMLAAQYEEIEHEEDEKSHKLEQSAPQTPEPNLDAVETMSLASMHEPATVHTWTPSTHTNMDLESGDEPDFWADIEQERGKNDQLEEAEQKRHNYRQAMAFFNTSIDEHKVQQKVQPNRSSVILESAEPTDLELGSPGAYEIVGEDGIVVEQHGLQTVSAEDEDREATTPTNQLPEVYVEPEPEQQRKLLANGLPDLGVSEAPKISVRERINVFETSPPTTTGPTPPNKAMTIHSLSVDSGRGKGQLSRNSSTQRSESEIEEDDSGVTDMNRQMSETDTESESFPELRKMTSYQRAATHSRLFKLLQDENDLPEASEAGQADEFQLKPSRRKIVHNVSITRRQNPNALSEAETMTQRRERLSLPLRKNTSIDADNPSTPNSPASPIVGPSPSKQRVVSDKLVNELVQSLLLKSDSTHLRKLPMERLQAAAKRALAEEMDSMDNSSLDSTPAPTPKQDKEYADYYSSWTEASGGEEIVPSKAFRALQDPRRSPWTVRCPRVLSSKTINRDLARVTESPEILSNRSSKSPECFKQQSGSREHSVSSWRKA; the protein is encoded by the exons ATGGCCACCTCCACGCTAACGGCTACAACGTCTCCGAGTCCAGCTGCCGGCATGAAGAATCCGCAGCTGAAGCGCGTCGTCTATTCCAAGTATCGGGAGCTTCTGGGCTCGTACAATGATAAGGCCAATGCCATCATCGAGACGCTGCCCGCTTATATGGTACGAGAGGATCGCGGTTTTCAACtagagctgccgctgccacatGCCAATGCGAATGGCCATGACAAAAGCTCTGTGGATAC CTATGGACAACGAGGCGGGGGCGCCGCTGGAGGCGGTGGCTTTGAGGCACCCGCTTGTGTGCAAAACGCGATGATGACAAAAGACAAGAAGCCCTTCACCTATACGCCCGGCGGCATAGATCTCTCGCAAATCCGTTCGGAGCGCATGGCCAAGCGGCTGGCGCGCAATGCGCAAGCCGAGGGCGCCGCCACCGGTGCCGCCCAACAAAACAGACCCTCACCACAGTCGCCGGGCTCTGGTGGCAGCGCCGCCAGTTCTATGGGTGCCGCAGCCATGGGCATGCCGTTTCAggtgctgccgccgccaccgccaccgcagCCGCAGTCACAGACGGGTAAGAACGGTAACcaagttgcagcagcagcaccccCACCGCCACCCCCACAACAAAGTACATTAGCACCACCAGCGGGTCGAGGCAGTGCGCCCGGTTCGCCGGCTGCGGCGCGCAAGTCCCCAACTCCGCAACGTTTCGAGCCGCCGCCGCTAGGATTCCGGCCGGAGATCAAAATACCGCCCAACCCGATGGCGGCGCTGCGCAAGGTGCCGCCGCCGGTGGAGAAGAACACATTCTGGAAAGATGAATATTGCAAGGAGCGCTCCAAGAGCCCCCTGCCCGAGTCAAACCAGAACGGAAATGACgactacagcaacagcaacaacaacagcaacagcaacaacattagcCAAGATGCCGTTGATG GGTACAAACCAACtggcaacagctacaacaacagtaacggcaacaacagctacagccCATACACACCATCaagtcagcagcagccacaatcGCCCTCACCCAAAACACCGccgctgcagcaacagctgcaacagccaACGCCACCGGCAACAcccccacaacaacaacaacaacagcaacagcaacagccgcgTCAGGAGTTTCGCAGTGTGGCCATGCCACAGTCACCGGCTGTTAATGTCTATACGCGTCAAACGGACAGTCCGCGCTCGCCTTTCgagttgcaacagcagcagcagcgcgccACAGAGAGTCCCTTCCGCtttgcacagcagcaacagcaacaacagcaaccacaacagcagcaacagtcgcgTCCAGCCACGGCAATCTATCCGCTggtgcaacaacagcagtcaCGTCCATCGCCAGCTATTTCTCCACtggctcagcagcagcaacaacaacagcaaactgTTCCCTGGCGTACACAACGCCCCCAGCCcgctgcacaacaacaacagcaaccacagcagcagcagccaacgcATTCGCAGCCCATTTACAACAatgtgcaacagcaacagcaacaacaacaacaacagcagcaacagcaacgatcTCGCGATGTCTTCAGCCCCGCCCGAacggagcaacagcaacaaaacttTGGCACTCAGCAATCGCCATATCAAGGAGCTAAGCCG ACCAACGTTGGCTCGCTTTACATAGCTCCACTAGCGCAGCCCACGGAGCCGCAAGCACAGCGCCTcttgctgcagcaacagcagcagctgtcggGAGCTCGTGACTCGCCCATGCGGCAagtgccacagcagcagcagcaggcacagcaACAGGTTGGCGGCCAGCCACTGCGCTGGTTGAGCTCACAGCCCGCGGCGAAGGAGCAGGCGCCCTGGGCACGCCCCGAGGAGAATGGCAATGTGGTGCCCTCCACTCTACGACAGTCGACAGCGCCGTCGACAGCAACGCAGGCACAGCCTGCAACGTTCTATCAGCCTCAGCTGGTGCAGAGTAATGGGCACGGAACAGCTTCTTCGCCCGGCCCGGCTGCTCAGCAAAACTTTGGCTCAACAGCCCAGCAGAGTGGACTACGCTTGCagatcaacagcaacaatgtaAACCAGAGTGGTCCCAAG GAGCGCATAATTCCCATTACACTGGAGCAAACCCCAACTTATGCCGCTGCGCAGCCCAACTTCGGTG CGCCTGCTGGCCACATAATACGCTCAGCTAATCAATTTGTCGATCAAGGTTACAACAATTATCCAGCTTCAGGACCGTCTGCGCAGGTGCAACGCGTCGTGTCACCCACCCAGCATCATctgcatcagcaacaacagcagcagcaatttgtTAGTTCTAATAACATCAGCAATAATTCGACTCGCATTATACCCATTGCGATTGAAGGGGGACGCGGAGGTCCAGTCTCCCAATCACCAGTCGTGCTACAAAA CGATCCACGCTCACCGCCCATACAATCGAAATCGTTTAGAATATTGCAAAAGATAACCGACACAGTGGACGATGTCAGCAGCGATCCCAGGCAAGAGTCGCCCCACCTGCCGCAGCAGCCTCATTTGGAGGTGgagctgccgcagctgcagcgcccACAGTTCGCTCGCCAGATGAGCGCTCAGCAGGCGCGGAATAGTCCGACCATTGAGCAAATGCGGCGGCTGCAAATCGCGCAGGATCAACAGTCGGGCACGCCGCCAGCCTGGTGCCCGCAAG GTAACGGCGCGTCTGCTCAGAACCGCTTTACATCTCAGCGTTCTCCATACG ATtcagcccaacaacaacaacaacaatacgtGCCACCCAGTGAACAGCAGGCGCCGGAACCGAAGAAGTACACGGGCAGCGCAATACCGAGTCgatcatttaaaattttacagGCAATGACAACACCAGAGAATGCCG AACATAAAATTCACACCGAGCTGGACTCGGATttggaaaatattgaattgaacgaagccaaaaataataataataataataataatcacaaTAATATTAATCATAATAATGAGAATAATGATAATATCAGAAAGAGTAACCATAACCGAGAAATTAACAGTAAAATCAATAAACGTCATAGTTATGCatcagccacgcccactccaCCGCCCATTACAGACACGAATACAAACGCTTCTCACGGCATATACTCATCCTCATCTTCTCTTAGTTCAGACAGCTCTTGTGCTCCACAGGTGCAGCCAGAGCGCTCGCAATCGGTGCCACCGCACTATCCCTATGCTTATGGTTACCCCTTTCCCTGGTACATGCCGCCACCAAACCATCCCGCTCCTGGGCAGAATAGTGGCGAACCGCCTCAAGTCCTAAATTGGCCCTATCCCTATCCCTACCCACCACCCATGCCTCTTTCGGTGGATGGCAAGCAAGCACCCTATCCATATTACTACCCCTATTATCTGCCTCCCCCACCAGCTTATGGGCAGCCAGCCACGCCCAATGAAACTCTGCAGCATGGCTACCACCCCCAGTTCGTGCCAAGCTATGGTCCTTATCCATATCCGGTAGCACCAAGCCTTAGCCAAAGCTCGGCCGAAAGTCGCGCCAGCAGTGTATTGCCCGATATTATAATAACGCCAAGCACCGACGATATGCCCTCGAAGGTCATAATGCAGCACCATATCAAGGTGGAGCCACGTGAGCCACCCAAGCGAGCGCACTCTGTTGAAATTGAGGAATTGGTTAGTCGGTCGAAGACGCGCAATATCTGCAGCAACAAGGAGGAGGTAATCGATATGCTCAGCCAGCGTCTGGCCAACATTAACAAAATTGCCGGGGGCAATACCCAAGACAATTTATCCAATCAGCTCCAAAAGAGCTATGCTGGAGAGCATCTGAAGGAGCTGGGAGCACGCTCACCTAGTGAGAATGCCTCGCCAGTGCTGATCACTGCCATGCTAGACGATAACGATGATAGTGAATCTGACGATAGCAGCGACGAGGATGAAGAGGACACAGATACTCCCAAGCATGCAGGTCACAACTCCCCATCTCCGCTGCAGGCCATCAAGTCCGTGACCAATGTGCAGATCTATAAGGGCTTGGGTGAAATGCCAGCGGAACATCTTCAGTCCGAGAGTGAGGACGATGATGGGACGACAGCTGATGAAATGCTTGATGAGGAAGAGCAGGAGTGCCTGATCGAGGAACTGGACGATGACTATGTTGTCGAGGAGGATCTAAGCACCATTTATGAGGAGGAAAGCGAGCTGGaacgcagcagcaactacgCCAAAACGATTATTAACCACAATGGATCCAGTGCCAGTAACGCAACCATAGGGGCTCGCCAAGTAGAAGAAGACGACCTGGAACAGCAAATAGAGGACAATGATcgcgatgacgatgacgatgacgacgagtCTAATTCGGTGACTGTGCGTTTGCCATTGCGCTTCAGCTTTAGTCGCAGCTCAAATGACGAGAACATAGCCACCGTGGAGGTGGGCAGCAGCACACAGATCGAGGAAAGACGCCAGAGTATAAGCTTGGACAGCAAACGGAATTCATTCAGCGTAGCCAAGATTGAGAGTGATAATGAGGAGGATAACGATTGTGAGGTTAGCGTTACCATCAGTTTGTCAAACTCCTCCCGTTCCAATTCCGTAGAAAAGTCCGCGTTGCTACCAAGTGCCATTAAGGCTAGCACTGAAGATGTATCCACCTCCTTCTCGCTGGGCAAGCGCAACAAGTTCTTGGCGGACACCCAAAACGGCGAGCtaacaaataatattgcgaTGTTGATGCCGACAAAAGATGTTGAGGTTACCTCGGAAGCACCCAAAGAGGAATTTGATTTCTTTGCCACGCTTTTGGCCACCAAAATGCAAGCACAGAAAATGATGGAGCAGTCCAAGAGTTATTGGAAAACGACAGAGGCCAAGCCAGAAGAACAGGCAAAAGAGCCTGCGCCAAATGAAACTGTGAAGCTGCGAGTTAAGCAAAACGAGGAAGAGGCCAAAAAACCAAGACCAAAATCGTGTGACATATCCAAGACTCAGGAGTCTTTAGAGGCAGCCAAGAATAGCTTTTGGTCCACATTTGCAACGGCAGCCAAGGAACCCGAACCTCCCCATGAACCAGAACAATCTGACGAAGAAATTGACTTCTGGGAAATCGTTGAAAACAGCAAAGAGAAAAGTCAACGcgcaaaaaaacagaaaactgtTACCTATATCCCACTACAAAAGGAAACGGTGGACGAAGTGGAGCATTGGACGACGACCCTAAAAGCCAATGTAAAATACATGCCCCAATCGCAATGTGCTGAGGTACATTTCGTGGTAGAAGAAAATCCAGGAGCTGAGGATACGAATGAAGACGAGGAAGACTTTTGGGCGTCAGTAGAGAAAGCCAAGTCCGAGAACTCTGAAAAGCAGCCCGAGTTGGAGTTTTGGTCAGATCAGTCAGCGGACACTCGTGATGAAAACCCGAATGTGAATATAACAGAGCCAATTGCCGAGGAAGAGGACATCGATTTCTGGGCCGACATAAAGTCTTCTCAAGGTAGCTATGACAACAAGGAAAACGACTTCAAATTCGATCCCACCAAATATCCAGAGGAGCCCCGTGAGGTTGACACCGATGaagaaattgatttttggacagaaatcgaatcgaatcgcaATCCGGATGATGACGATGTAACTTTCCACAAATCCGCCACTTTTTGGGCTCGCAAAGAGCGCCAAAATTCGGTGGAAGAAACGCCCTACAAGCCCGTGGAGACCAAGCCATTTCGTGCCAAGCTGCCCGACGAGCCAGCTGTGGAAATCGATTTGTGGGCCACTTTGGAGGGAGCTCGGGGAGAGGAGCCCGAGATTGTTGATCCACTTTTAGAACAGGAGCAAATGCTAGCTGCGCAATATGAAGAGATTGAACATGAAGAAGACGAGAAGTCCCACAAACTGGAGCAATCAGCTCCACAGACGCCGGAGCCCAATCTCGACGCAGTTGAGACTATGTCGCTGGCCTCCATGCATGAGCCAGCAACTGTGCACACCTGGACGCCTAGCACACACACTAACATGGACCTGGAGAGCGGCGATGAGCCTGACTTTTGGGCTGATATAGAACAGGAGCGTGGCAAGAATGACCAGTTGGAGGAAGCCGAGCAGAAACGTCATAACTATCGCCAGGCCATGGCTTTCTTCAATACCTCCATCGATGAGCACAAGGTACAGCAAAAAGTGCAACCCAATCGAAGCAGCGTCATTCTGGAATCAGCGGAGCCAACAGATTTGGAGCTGGGCTCACCAGGTGCATATGAAATTGTGGGTGAAGATGGCATCGTTGTGGAACAACATGGATTGCAAACGGTCAGTGCAGAAGATGAGGATCGAGAAGCGACCACACCGACCAACCAGCTTCCAGAAGTTTATGTGGAGCCAGAACCGGAACAGCAAAGAAAACTCCTAGCCAACGGTCTACCAGATCTCGGTGTGTCAGAAGCACCCAAAATATCGGTGCGCGAGCGCATCAATGTATTCGAGACGAGtccaccaacaacaactgggCCAACCCCTCCAAACAAGGCTATGACTATTCATTCGCTGTCTGTGGACAGCGGCCGTGGCAAGGGACAGCTATCCCGCAATAGCAGCACACAGCGGTCCGAGTCCGAAATCGAAGAGGATGACTCAGGCGTGACGGATATGAATCGGCAGATGTCAGAGACGGACACCGAGTCCGAAAGTTTTCCGGAGCTGCGCAAGATGACGAGCTACCAGCGCGCCGCCACACATTCCAGACTCTTCAAACTGCTCCAGGACGAGAACGATCTGCCCGAAGCGTCAGAGGCTGGGCAGGCGGACGAGTTCCAGCTAAAGCCCAGCAGACGCAAGATTGTGCACAATGTATCCATTACACGTCGCCAAAATCCTAATGCACTTAGCGAGGCCGAGACGATGACCCAACGACGCGAACGTCTCTCATTGCCCCTGCGCAAGAACACCAGCATCGATGCGGACAATCCCTCCACGCCGAACAGTCCCGCCTCGCCCATTGTCGGGCCATCCCCCAGCAAGCAGCGTGTGGTCAGCGATAAGCTGGTTAACGAGCTGGTGCAGAGTCTGCTGCTGAAGAGCGACAGCACGCATCTGCGTAAACTGCCGATGGAACGGCTCCAGGCAGCGGCCAAACGCGCCTTGGCAGAGGAAATGGATTCGATGGACAATAGCTCGCTGGACAGCACGCCTGCACCTACGCCCAAGCAGGATAAGGAGTACGCCGACTATTACAGCAGCTGGACCGAGGCCAGCGGCGGTGAAGAGATTGTGCCCTCGAAAGCCTTCCGAGCTTTACAGGATCCGCGACGCAGTCCCTGGACCGTGCGCTGTCCCCGCGTCCTCAGCTCCAAGACAATCAATCGCGACCTGGCCCGTGTCACAGAATCACCCGAAATTCTGAGCAATCGCAGCAGCAAAAGTCCCGAATGCTTTAAGCAACAGTCGGGGAGCAGGGAGCACTCCGTTAGCAGCTGGCGCAAGGCCTAG